A single window of Solanum dulcamara chromosome 5, daSolDulc1.2, whole genome shotgun sequence DNA harbors:
- the LOC129889574 gene encoding uncharacterized protein LOC129889574 isoform X3 — protein MKWTSDTTGRTEEFISSPGLEMSQALRRLEEQLSLNDDSIKKLFPSMLMQLMATIHLSRCRGIQTVSCCNIIQMRNLKIVHKHVKAQIWDTA, from the exons ATGAAGTG GACATCAGACACCACAGGGAGAACAGAGGAGTTCATCAGTTCTCCGGGGCTTGAGATGAGTCAAGCATTGCGAAGGCTCGAGGAGCAGTTAAGTTTAAATGATGACAGCATCAAGAAATTGTTCCCCTCTATGTTGATGCAATTAATGGCGACAATTCACTTATCCAGATGCAGGGGAATTCAAACAGTCAGCTGTTGCAACATCATTCAG ATGAGGAACTTAAAAATCGTTCATAAGCATGTCAAGGCTCAGATTTGGGACACTGCTTAG
- the LOC129889576 gene encoding urea-proton symporter DUR3 has translation MASSLTKCPPFQFSSKYYSVSGGDCVRQYSFFEGKPVLNQGVGYSVILGFGAFFAIFTSFLVWLEKRYVGSRHTSEWFNTAGRNIKTGLIASVIVSQWTWAATILQSSNVAWQYGISGPFWYASGATIQVLLFGVIAIEIKRKAPNAHTVCEIVKARWGTAAHLVFLGFCFLTNIIVTAMLLLGGSAVVNALTGVNIYAASFLIPLGVVVYTLAGGLKATFLASYIHSVIVHVVLVIFVYLVYVTSSELGSPSIVYRRLLEVASKSRSCQEPISHLGQSCGPVAGNFKGSNVTMLSSGGLVFGIINIVGNFGTVFVDNGYWVSAIAARPSSTHKGYLLGGLVWFAVPFSLATSLGLGALALDLPITASEASHGLVPPATAIALMGKGGSVLLLTMLFMAVTSAGSSELIAVSSLCTYDIYRTYINPDASGRQILKVSRGVVLGFGCFMGILAVILNKAGVSLGWMYLAMGVFIGSAVLPIAFMLLWRKANGFGAILGTVIGCLLGIITWLSVTKIEYGRINLDTTGRNAPMLAGNLASILAGGAIHAVCSILRPQNYDWETTKQITVVEKEKSELPPEEFREEKLNSARAWIIKWGIGFTFVIIILWPILTLPVGKFSKGYFTFWAVISIVWGTVGSAVIIALPLMESWRTIQSVLNGMFTNDKVMGKLEDLNSKLTAFIIAMPEVERVYLLEKERSKKKEASESDQIVASPSP, from the exons ATGGCTTCCTCCCTTACAAAGTGTCCACCTTTTcaattttcatcaaaatattatagTGTTTCTGGAGGTGATTGTGTGAGGCAGTACAGTTTTTTTGAAGGAAAACCTGTTCTTAACCAGGGGGTTGGCTACTCTGTCATTCTTGGTTTTGGAGCTTTTTTTGCGATCTTCACTTCTTTCCTG GTTTGGCTGGAAAAAAGATACGTTGGTTCGCGCCATACATCAGAATGGTTCAACACAGCTGGTAGAAATATCAAAACAGGACTTATTGCAAGTGTAATTGTGTCTCAG TGGACTTGGGCAGCAACAATCTTGCAAAGTTCTAATGTAGCCTGGCAGTATGGAATTAGTGGACCCTTTTGGTATGCAAGTGGAGCTACTATTCAG GTTCTCCTTTTTGGTGTGATAGCAATAGAGATCAAACGAAAAGCCCCTAATGCTCATACTGTCTGTGAAATCGTAAAAGCAAG ATGGGGTACTGCTGCTCATCTGGTTTTTCTGGGGTTTTGCTTCTTGACAAACATTATAGTAACAGCCATGTTGCTTCTTGGTGGTTCTGCTGTTGTCAATGCACTCACTGGAGTTAACATATACGCTGCAAGTTTTCTTATCCCTCTCGGTGTTGTAGTTTACACCTTAGCAGGAGGGCTAAAAGCTACTTTCTTGGCTAGCTATATACATTCCGTCATAG TACACGTGGTTTTAGTCATCTTTGTGTACCTAGTATATGTTACAAGCAGTGAACTTGGCAGCCCAAGCATCGTTTACAGACGTTTATTAGAAGTAGCAAGCAAGTCAAGAAGCTGTCAAGAGCCAATCTCTCATCTAGGACAATCTTGTGGCCCTGTTGCTGGGAATTTTAAGGGGTCTAATGTTACTATGTTGAGTTCAGGTGGTCTCGTCTTTGGTATCATCAACATTGTTGGCAATTTTGGTACAGTTTTCGTTGACaat GGATATTGGGTAAGTGCCATTGCTGCAAGACCATCATCAACACATAAGGGCTATTTATTGGGTGGTCTAGTTTGGTTTGCTGTGCCATTCTCCTTGGCAACATCACTAGGTCTAGGAGCACTTGCTCTTGATCTACCAATAACAGCAAGTGAGGCTAGCCACGGACTTGTTCCTCCAGCAACAGCTATTGCTTTGATGGGAAAAGGGGGATCAGTTCTTCTCCTCACAATGCTCTTTAT GGCTGTCACATCAGCTGGTTCATCTGAGCTAATCGCAGTTTCTTCATTATGTACATATGACATCTATCGTACTTACATCAACCCGGATGCAAGTGGAAGACAAATCCTAAAAGTTTCAAGAGGAGTTGTCTTAGGCTTTGGCTGTTTCATGGGCATTTTAGCAGTAATTTTGAACAAGGCTGGTGTTTCTCTAGGCTGGATGTATTTAGCTATGGGAGTTTTCATAGGATCAGCTGTTCTCCCAATAGCCTTCATGCTTTTATGGAGAAAAGCAAATGGTTTTGGTGCAATCCTAGGGACTGTTATTGGCTGTTTGTTAGGTATTATCACTTGGTTATCGGTCACTAAGATCGAGTATGGTAGAATAAACCTTGACACAACTGGTAGAAATGCACCAATGCTTGCAGGAAACCTTGCTTCCATACTTGCTGGTGGAGCTATTCATGCTGTTTGCAGCATTTTAAGACCACAGAATTATGATTGGGAGACCACAAAACAGATCACTGTGGTTGAAAAGGAAAAGAGTGAATTGCCACCTGAGGAATTCAGAGAGGAAAAACTCAACAGCGCTAGAGCATGGATAATCAAATGGGGCATCGGTTTCACATTCGTGATAATAATTCTCTGGCCTATTCTTACACTTCCTGTGG GGAAATTTAGCAAGGGATACTTCACATTCTGGGCTGTAATATCTATTGTATGGGGTACAGTTGGATCAGCCGTGATTATTGCTTTACCATTGATGGAAAGCTGGAGAACAATCCAAAGTGTGCTTAATGGCATGTTTACAAATGACAAAGTTATGGGAAAATTAGAAGACTTGAACTCCAAACTGACTGCATTTATTATAGCAATGCCTGAAGTAGAGAGGGTGTATTTACTTGAGAAAGAAAGGAGCAAGAAAAAGGAAGCATCAGAATCTGATCAAATTGTTGCTTCACCAAGTCCCTGA
- the LOC129889574 gene encoding uncharacterized protein LOC129889574 isoform X2 — protein MKFLYHIFSFKCLLLLGLLMTLTASHSFTNPNRLSENHLYTWKRTSDTTGRTEEFISSPGLEMSQALRRLEEQLSLNDDSIKKLFPSMLMQLMATIHLSRCRGIQTVSCCNIIQMRNLKIVHKHVKAQIWDTA, from the exons ATGAAGTTCCTCTACCATATATTCTCCTTTAAGTGTCTCCTGCTCTTGGGTCTGCTAATGACTCTGACTGCCAGCCATAGCTTTACAAACCCGAATAGACTTAGCGAGAATCATCTTTATACTTGGAAAAG GACATCAGACACCACAGGGAGAACAGAGGAGTTCATCAGTTCTCCGGGGCTTGAGATGAGTCAAGCATTGCGAAGGCTCGAGGAGCAGTTAAGTTTAAATGATGACAGCATCAAGAAATTGTTCCCCTCTATGTTGATGCAATTAATGGCGACAATTCACTTATCCAGATGCAGGGGAATTCAAACAGTCAGCTGTTGCAACATCATTCAG ATGAGGAACTTAAAAATCGTTCATAAGCATGTCAAGGCTCAGATTTGGGACACTGCTTAG
- the LOC129889574 gene encoding uncharacterized protein LOC129889574 isoform X1, translating to MSETSPISSAFSPNPSSYSTQHTGFTVIANESCEQYQNQSSPGEICSDAVININRTSDTTGRTEEFISSPGLEMSQALRRLEEQLSLNDDSIKKLFPSMLMQLMATIHLSRCRGIQTVSCCNIIQMRNLKIVHKHVKAQIWDTA from the exons ATGTCAGAAACTTCTCCAATTTCTTCTGCTTTCTCTCCCAATCCAAGCTCCTATTCTACTCAACATACGGGCTTTACTGTCATTGCCAATGAATCTTGTGAGCAATACCAGAACCAATCTAGCCCTGGAGAAATTTGCTCTGATGCAGTCATCAATATTAACAGGACATCAGACACCACAGGGAGAACAGAGGAGTTCATCAGTTCTCCGGGGCTTGAGATGAGTCAAGCATTGCGAAGGCTCGAGGAGCAGTTAAGTTTAAATGATGACAGCATCAAGAAATTGTTCCCCTCTATGTTGATGCAATTAATGGCGACAATTCACTTATCCAGATGCAGGGGAATTCAAACAGTCAGCTGTTGCAACATCATTCAG ATGAGGAACTTAAAAATCGTTCATAAGCATGTCAAGGCTCAGATTTGGGACACTGCTTAG